In the Micrococcales bacterium genome, ACCTCGGTTTCGGTTTCCAAACTGGGTGCATCGCCATCAGTTGCCTCAGGCTCACCTGCCGCTGCCTCGGTGTCGCCGCCAGCGGGTTCAACCTCGGTTTCGGTTTCCAAACTGGGTGCATCGCCATCAGTTGCCTCAGGCTCGCCTGCCGCTGCCTCGGTGTCGGTGCCGGTTGGCTCAACCTCGGTGGCGGTTTCCGAACTGGGTGCATCGTCACCAGTTGCCTCAGGTTCACCAGTCGCTAGCCCAGTGTCAGCGCCGGTTGGCTCAACCTCGGTGGCGGTTTCCGAACTGGGTGCATCGCCGCCAGTTTGCTCAGGTTCGGCTGCCGCAACCTCGGTACCGGTTTCCGAACTGGGTGCATCGCCGCCAGTTGCCTCAGGTTCACCAGTCGCTGCCTCGGTGTCGCCGTCAGTTGGCTCAACCTCGGTATCGGATTCCGAACTGGGCGCATCGTCACCAGTTGCCTCAGGTTCATCAGTCGCTGCCTCGGTGTCGGTGCCGGTTGGCCCAACCTCGGTATCGGTTTCCGAACTGGGCGCTTCGCCGCCAGTTGCCTCGGGCTCGTCAGGCCTGTCCTTGGGTTCAGCTGACAACTCGGTCTGCATGACGACCTCGGCCATGGCGGCCTCGGCGGTTAGCTCATGCTCGGGCAGTTCCTGATCTGCCGCCTGGCTAGCCTGGGGACTCGCCTCCGGTGGCAACTGGCCAGCCGAAGCGCCTAAGCTCGCGGGGGTTGCGGCATCGGGCACGTTACTGGCCGCCTGATCCTGGGCCGGCGCGGTCGCGGCTGGATCGGCAGGCTGAACCGGCCCTTCCGGGCCGGTCCTTTCCTGGGGCTGATCCTCCGGGCCAGCCTTGTCCATGCCAAACTCCCGCACTACATGGCGCCTCTAGGGACCTGGCGACGCCCGCCAGATCCCTAGAGACAACGATTGACTAGTGTGGCTGCCCAATCGCCTCGAGGAGGTCTTGGAACCACGGCTTCGTCGTATCAAAGGCCTTGCCGCCCTTGATGCGTCCGAACGCTATGCAGCTTAGCTTGTCGCCGCCTTCTTCGTCATGGCCTATGACGCCGCTAGTCCCCTCAATTGCACAATCGACAGCCAAATCCGTCATTAGCTTAATCAGGTTGCGGTCGCGTTCATTCGACTTGGCCGAGCGGCTGAAGTAGCCGGACTTCTGGACCATGGTCTTCTCAGCGCCAATCCGCTCGGCAAACTCCCGCGCATACCAGCTGCCGGGGTTGATCATGTCCAGCTTGACGTGGCCAAACGGATCGCGTACTACCTCTTGGCCAGAGACTTCCATCTCCCTGACAATGGTCTCAACGCCGGCGCCTTCAGACAGGAAAATGTTGACGTTGCCAATACGATCCATGATCTGCTTCAAGCGGCGCGATTCAGCGTCAAGATCGACTTCCATTTCGGGGATGTAGACACCGTGGATGTCCCAGCGTTCCTTCGTCAATCCGAGCGCCGGATTCCAGTCTTGCTCGCCTAACCAGCGACGATACTCGGCCGCTGCGGCGCCTGTTAGCCAACCGCAGCCCCGGCCCATGACCTCATGGACAATCAGCATGCGCGGGTTGGAGCGGTGCTCACCAATGATGTTCTGCGCGAATAGCGAAGATTGTTCCGCGGCGGTAAAAGCCCCCAAAGACTGCTTGATCGGGATGACATCGTTGTCGATGGTCTTGGGCAGGCCCACCACGACCATTTCGTAGTCGTGCTGGTGCAGGTATTCGGCCAAGTCAGCGGCGGTGGTGTTAGTGTCATCGCCGCCAATGGTGTGCAGCACGTCGACGTGGTCGGTCCTAAGGCGCTCCGCGGCCGCCGCCAACGGGTCCTGGCCTTCCGCCACCAGCCCGCGGCGTTGCAGGTCAGCGGCGTTGGTCAGTTTGACGCGGGAATTACCGATGGGGCTGCCGCCAAAGTTGTACAGGGTCTCGACCTTGGCCTTGGCCTCGTCTCCCAGGGTGTAGGAATTGCCGGTCAGCAATCCGTGATAGCCGTATTCGTAAACCAGGATCTCGACCTCGGGTGCTACCTCGGTGTAGCGCTCCACGAGCCCAGCAACGGCGCTTGAGAGACACGGCGCGAAGCCGCCGGCAGTCAATAGTGCTACTCGTTTGATTGTCATTATCACTCCTGCTCGGGACCGGCCGCGCCGGCCTTGGGGTTTGGGTCTTCGCTGGCGGGCGGCGTGTCAGGCGGCTCTGGCGCTTCAAGGCCTGCCGGACGCGGCCGTCCACCGGGCGCGATTGGCATTGATTCGGCTTCTGGCGCCGGCGCCCCGGCGGCCAGACGTGCCTTCATGGTAGCGGCATATACGTCGATGTACTCCTGGCCGGACAGTTCCATTAGGGCGTACATGATTTCGTCGGTGACTGATCGCAAGACAAAGCGGTCGTCTTCCCGCCCGGCGTAGCGCGAAAAGTCCAGCGGTTGGCCAATAACCAGCCCAATTCTGACCCGTTTGGGGATCCGCTTGCCCACCGGCTGAGCCAAGTTAGTGCCAATCATGGCGACCGGGATAACCGGCGCCCCTGATTCAATGGCCAAGCGGGCAACACCGGTTTTTCCCCGGTATAAGCGCCCGTCAGGGCTGCGTGTGCCCTCCGGGTAGATACCGAATAGGTGCCCGCTCTGAAGCACCTGT is a window encoding:
- a CDS encoding pyrophosphate--fructose-6-phosphate 1-phosphotransferase; translation: MTIKRVALLTAGGFAPCLSSAVAGLVERYTEVAPEVEILVYEYGYHGLLTGNSYTLGDEAKAKVETLYNFGGSPIGNSRVKLTNAADLQRRGLVAEGQDPLAAAAERLRTDHVDVLHTIGGDDTNTTAADLAEYLHQHDYEMVVVGLPKTIDNDVIPIKQSLGAFTAAEQSSLFAQNIIGEHRSNPRMLIVHEVMGRGCGWLTGAAAAEYRRWLGEQDWNPALGLTKERWDIHGVYIPEMEVDLDAESRRLKQIMDRIGNVNIFLSEGAGVETIVREMEVSGQEVVRDPFGHVKLDMINPGSWYAREFAERIGAEKTMVQKSGYFSRSAKSNERDRNLIKLMTDLAVDCAIEGTSGVIGHDEEGGDKLSCIAFGRIKGGKAFDTTKPWFQDLLEAIGQPH
- a CDS encoding 1-acyl-sn-glycerol-3-phosphate acyltransferase produces the protein MFYWLVKAVVAPFMRAVYHPWSRGTEHIPSKGPAILAGNHLAVIDSFFLPILVPRRVYFIAKADYFTGKGVKGRLVAGFMRGLGMIPVDRSGGKAALASLNQGLQVLQSGHLFGIYPEGTRSPDGRLYRGKTGVARLAIESGAPVIPVAMIGTNLAQPVGKRIPKRVRIGLVIGQPLDFSRYAGREDDRFVLRSVTDEIMYALMELSGQEYIDVYAATMKARLAAGAPAPEAESMPIAPGGRPRPAGLEAPEPPDTPPASEDPNPKAGAAGPEQE